In one window of Paraflavitalea soli DNA:
- a CDS encoding SusC/RagA family TonB-linked outer membrane protein produces the protein MRLFRYQLFAGRSSWLLAFFLACHLLSFGQTQPVSGTITSSDGLPLTGVSVIIKGTTQGTSSDAFGKFSLPVTAERVILVVSMTGYMPVTVTAKAGEQLKLTLEKNLKDLDEVVVVAYGRQKKGNVVGSVAQISGDQLKQAPTMNVTNLIAGRIPGVTSLQQSGRPGADDAALRIRGVGTYGANQGPLVIIDNVQRPSFSNLDPNEIESITILKDAVSTAVYGLQAANGIILITTKRGKSGKPVISYDGAVTLNQNTRFPKFLNGPDYMEWYNKGTDMDNDYLDHTGASPVPYVYTQKQIDEVRNGTNTNPLLGNTDWLDQLVGNTSLTQSHNITVRGGTDKVKYFTSAGMLDQDGVIKNTGFKRYNVRSNLDAELNDVFSVALDLGLRQQLTNTPGISPDNTAYLNPFYQAVRMLPNMPMYAPNGLPVGYNSNAGWVNPVASVEQSGYQQAQTNVFQGNITFKVKVPWVKGLELKLLAAYDKSSTENKSWLTPYTLMGRSRDQVSGNYTEINTLPGITRTTLRQSYSQYNRKTFQPSITYSKQLGDHTINALVLYEWSQQKSNVFSTGASNFALTDLHEIDYGSKATEYQIAPTGSSNIDDSRAGLVARVNYAYKDKYLVEIASRYDGSVNFLPANRWDLFPAVGAGWVISKEAFFDDLSKTVSFLKLKGSIGRAGNDGNSRFAYLQTYSLTTSPVVVIGGQPVSALFTSNPPNVNIRWETSTITNVGFESVLWNGLLGFDFEWFYKTTKDILNNPGDLYPPSLGGYYPASINYGVVDNRGFDLQIRHRNTINKVQYGITANLNWAKNKIIRFNEAAGLPAWQRRVGRSIGEKLGFIADGMYQTWEEAANGTSPSGGVVAPGYFKYRDLNGDGRLTRAEDMTFVGRSNLPELMYGLNLDVRYGGFDFSALFQGAALANVNLAGTYEGSSGTSGVDDNTPFTKTFYGYGNSPYFLVEDSWTPDNPNAKFPRLTAYKAPLSANNAHSNSGWIRDGSYLRLKSAQLGYTIPARLLNRVKVQQIRFYVSGFNLITWDKLKYLDPEMPNVNNGFYPQQRMYSGGVNITF, from the coding sequence ATGAGACTATTCCGGTATCAATTGTTTGCAGGGCGCAGTAGCTGGCTGCTCGCATTCTTTCTGGCCTGCCATCTTTTATCGTTTGGCCAAACCCAGCCGGTTTCAGGGACCATCACTTCTTCCGATGGACTTCCCCTTACCGGTGTATCTGTGATCATTAAAGGCACTACCCAGGGTACTTCCTCCGATGCGTTTGGCAAATTTTCATTGCCCGTTACTGCAGAAAGAGTGATCCTGGTGGTCTCTATGACAGGTTATATGCCTGTTACTGTTACTGCCAAAGCTGGCGAACAGTTGAAGCTCACCCTCGAAAAGAATTTGAAAGACCTCGATGAAGTGGTAGTGGTGGCTTATGGCCGCCAGAAGAAAGGCAATGTAGTTGGTTCTGTGGCCCAGATCAGCGGCGACCAGCTGAAGCAGGCGCCTACGATGAACGTCACCAACCTGATTGCCGGCCGGATACCAGGCGTTACCTCTTTGCAACAGTCAGGCCGCCCCGGCGCCGATGACGCAGCCCTGCGTATCAGAGGTGTGGGTACTTATGGAGCCAACCAGGGCCCATTGGTTATTATTGATAACGTACAACGTCCCTCTTTCAGTAACCTCGATCCCAATGAAATTGAGAGCATCACCATATTGAAAGATGCCGTTTCTACAGCCGTGTATGGTTTGCAGGCAGCCAATGGTATCATCCTCATTACTACCAAACGCGGTAAAAGCGGAAAGCCGGTAATCAGTTATGATGGTGCCGTTACCCTTAACCAGAATACCCGTTTCCCCAAGTTCCTGAACGGTCCGGATTATATGGAATGGTACAATAAGGGAACTGATATGGACAATGATTACCTCGATCACACAGGCGCCAGCCCGGTGCCTTATGTATATACCCAGAAACAAATTGATGAAGTAAGGAATGGTACCAATACCAATCCACTGTTGGGTAATACCGATTGGCTGGATCAACTGGTCGGAAACACCAGCTTAACACAAAGCCACAACATCACTGTGCGGGGCGGTACCGACAAGGTAAAGTATTTTACTTCCGCTGGTATGCTCGACCAGGATGGCGTGATAAAGAATACCGGTTTCAAACGGTACAATGTGCGCTCCAACCTCGATGCTGAATTGAATGATGTATTCTCCGTAGCCCTCGACCTGGGCCTGCGTCAGCAACTCACCAATACCCCCGGTATTTCTCCCGACAATACAGCCTACCTCAACCCCTTTTACCAGGCTGTGCGTATGCTGCCCAATATGCCCATGTATGCGCCCAATGGTCTGCCTGTTGGCTACAACAGCAATGCCGGCTGGGTGAACCCCGTTGCTTCTGTGGAGCAATCTGGTTACCAGCAAGCGCAAACCAACGTATTCCAGGGTAATATCACTTTTAAAGTAAAAGTGCCCTGGGTTAAAGGCCTGGAGTTGAAATTGCTGGCTGCCTATGATAAAAGCAGTACCGAAAACAAAAGCTGGTTAACACCTTATACCCTCATGGGCCGTAGCCGCGATCAGGTAAGTGGTAATTATACCGAGATCAATACCCTGCCTGGCATTACGCGTACTACCCTCCGCCAGTCTTACAGCCAATACAACCGCAAAACATTCCAGCCCAGCATTACCTATAGCAAACAACTGGGCGATCATACCATCAATGCCCTGGTATTGTATGAATGGTCTCAACAAAAATCAAATGTATTCTCTACAGGCGCCAGCAATTTTGCATTGACCGACCTGCATGAAATTGATTATGGCAGCAAGGCTACTGAATACCAGATAGCCCCTACCGGCTCCAGCAATATTGATGATTCAAGAGCTGGTCTGGTAGCCCGTGTCAACTATGCTTACAAAGACAAATACCTGGTGGAGATCGCCAGCCGTTATGACGGCTCCGTAAACTTTTTACCCGCCAACCGTTGGGACCTGTTTCCTGCCGTAGGTGCTGGCTGGGTGATCAGTAAAGAAGCATTCTTCGATGATCTCTCCAAAACAGTTAGTTTCCTGAAACTGAAAGGTTCTATAGGTCGTGCAGGTAATGATGGTAATAGCCGTTTTGCCTACCTGCAAACTTACTCCCTCACCACCAGTCCCGTGGTAGTGATCGGCGGTCAACCCGTATCTGCTTTGTTTACCAGCAACCCGCCCAATGTGAACATTCGCTGGGAGACCTCTACTATTACCAATGTAGGTTTCGAATCAGTGTTGTGGAATGGCTTATTGGGTTTTGATTTTGAATGGTTCTATAAGACCACCAAAGATATCCTCAACAATCCCGGCGACCTGTACCCTCCATCTTTGGGAGGTTATTATCCCGCCAGCATTAACTATGGTGTAGTAGACAACCGTGGCTTTGACCTGCAGATCAGGCACCGCAATACCATCAACAAAGTACAATATGGTATCACGGCCAATCTGAACTGGGCCAAGAATAAGATCATCCGCTTTAATGAAGCTGCTGGCTTACCAGCCTGGCAGCGCAGGGTAGGCAGAAGCATCGGTGAAAAACTGGGCTTCATAGCCGATGGTATGTACCAAACCTGGGAGGAAGCAGCCAATGGTACTTCTCCCAGTGGTGGTGTAGTGGCCCCCGGTTATTTTAAATACCGCGACCTGAATGGCGATGGCCGTCTTACCCGCGCAGAAGACATGACCTTTGTAGGTCGCAGCAACCTGCCCGAGTTGATGTATGGCTTGAACCTTGATGTACGCTACGGAGGTTTTGATTTCTCTGCCCTGTTCCAGGGTGCGGCACTGGCCAATGTAAACCTGGCCGGTACTTATGAGGGTTCCAGTGGTACCAGTGGAGTAGACGATAATACACCGTTTACCAAAACCTTCTATGGTTATGGTAACTCTCCTTACTTCCTCGTAGAGGATTCCTGGACGCCAGATAATCCCAATGCAAAGTTTCCGCGCCTTACTGCTTACAAAGCCCCCCTTTCTGCCAACAATGCCCACTCCAACTCCGGTTGGATCAGGGATGGTTCTTACCTGCGCCTGAAATCAGCG
- a CDS encoding FAD-dependent oxidoreductase, translating into MRGKINYVLFVLLACSVQLQAQQTFNTEVLIIGGGASGTTAGIQAARMGVNTLIIEETNWLGGMLTSAGVSAIDGNHRMPAGLWGEFRQLLYKHYGGPDSVATGWVSNTLFEPHVGNKLLQQMAAAEKKLQIWFAARWLTVKREQGQWIVTISQGKKQLTVQAPILIDATEQGDVMAAAGARYSVGMDSRHDTGEELAPEKANDIIQDLTYVAVLKDYGKGADKTIPKPEGYNASEFGCSCDVSDPASFDSPQNNCYRMMQYGRLPGNKYMINWPKCGNDIYLNLVEKTPAQREELLKQAKLHTLHFVYYLQTSLGYKNLGLADDEFPTKDKLPMIPYHRESRRLKGLVTFTVNHIARPYDSKEALYRTGIAVGDYTIDHHHLKNPAAPAIDFVKIKVPSYNVPMGSLIPRDIEGLIVAEKSISVTNMVNGATRLQPVVLQLGQAAGMMAALCIQQYKQPAQLHVRDVQAQLLKANGYIMPFIDVPAADPQFSVIQKIGATGILKGTGVPYMWANQTWFYPEQPISAYELVQGLRLYYPALQTYWAASGEMLTVTELIKILKATGLEITERQAIDDLRIASLNLPLDTGSHTLNRRSVAVLLDKYLHPFEKSITISGSLE; encoded by the coding sequence ATGAGAGGTAAGATCAATTACGTACTGTTTGTCTTACTGGCCTGTAGTGTACAGTTGCAGGCGCAACAGACCTTTAACACAGAGGTGTTGATCATTGGTGGGGGAGCCAGTGGCACCACAGCAGGCATACAGGCTGCCAGGATGGGCGTCAACACATTGATCATCGAAGAAACAAACTGGCTGGGCGGTATGCTCACTTCCGCCGGTGTATCTGCTATCGACGGCAATCACCGCATGCCTGCCGGCCTTTGGGGCGAATTCAGACAACTGCTCTATAAACATTATGGCGGTCCCGATTCCGTAGCCACCGGCTGGGTAAGCAATACTTTATTCGAACCCCATGTAGGCAACAAGCTGTTGCAGCAAATGGCAGCCGCCGAAAAGAAATTACAAATATGGTTTGCAGCACGGTGGCTTACGGTGAAACGTGAACAGGGCCAATGGATCGTAACCATCAGCCAGGGAAAGAAACAACTCACCGTACAAGCTCCTATCTTAATTGATGCTACGGAACAGGGAGATGTAATGGCCGCAGCCGGCGCCCGTTATTCCGTAGGAATGGATAGCCGTCATGATACCGGTGAAGAACTGGCTCCCGAAAAAGCCAATGATATTATACAGGACCTTACCTATGTAGCCGTACTGAAAGATTATGGTAAAGGAGCTGATAAAACCATTCCTAAGCCCGAAGGATACAATGCAAGCGAGTTTGGCTGCTCCTGCGATGTAAGTGATCCCGCTTCTTTCGATAGTCCGCAAAACAATTGTTACCGCATGATGCAGTATGGCCGCCTGCCAGGTAATAAGTACATGATCAACTGGCCCAAGTGCGGCAACGATATCTACCTCAACCTGGTGGAGAAAACACCTGCCCAGCGCGAAGAGTTATTAAAACAGGCTAAACTGCACACCCTGCACTTCGTGTATTACCTGCAAACATCCCTGGGTTATAAAAACCTGGGCCTGGCCGATGATGAGTTTCCTACAAAGGATAAGCTGCCCATGATCCCTTATCACCGGGAGTCACGGCGCCTGAAAGGACTCGTCACATTTACCGTCAACCATATTGCCCGTCCTTACGACAGCAAAGAAGCACTTTACCGTACAGGTATTGCCGTAGGCGATTATACCATTGATCACCATCACCTGAAAAACCCTGCCGCCCCTGCTATTGATTTTGTAAAAATTAAAGTACCCTCTTACAATGTACCTATGGGCAGCCTCATTCCCCGGGATATAGAGGGGCTCATCGTAGCAGAGAAAAGCATCAGCGTTACCAATATGGTCAATGGCGCTACACGCCTGCAGCCCGTGGTGCTGCAACTGGGACAGGCAGCCGGCATGATGGCCGCCCTTTGTATACAGCAATACAAACAGCCGGCACAACTACATGTGCGCGATGTACAGGCACAGTTGCTGAAAGCCAATGGATACATCATGCCGTTTATCGATGTACCTGCTGCCGATCCTCAGTTTAGTGTTATCCAGAAAATAGGCGCTACCGGTATACTGAAAGGAACAGGTGTGCCTTATATGTGGGCCAATCAAACCTGGTTTTATCCGGAACAACCCATCAGTGCTTATGAACTGGTGCAAGGCCTTCGTTTATATTATCCCGCCTTACAAACTTATTGGGCGGCTTCCGGTGAGATGCTCACTGTGACCGAACTGATCAAGATACTCAAAGCAACGGGATTGGAGATCACAGAAAGACAAGCGATCGATGACCTGCGCATTGCTTCCCTAAACCTTCCCCTTGATACTGGCAGCCATACACTCAACAGACGGTCTGTTGCTGTATTGCTCGATAAATACCTTCATCCTTTCGAGAAGTCAATCACTATTTCAGGTAGCCTGGAATAA
- a CDS encoding AGE family epimerase/isomerase — MASDVRNESLTEELPAENGLLYSSYAALYRDELVDNVLPFWLKHSRDEKNGGFFTCLRRDGSVYDTDKFMWLQGRQVWCFSYMYNNVAQKQEWLDMALHGAAFMEKYGRDATAGNWYFSLNAEGKPLTQPYNIFSDCFAAMGFASLDKASPNDRYKQIAVDTFENILRRKDNWKGIYNKAYPGTRLLKGFSLPMILCNLSLELEHLLGAGRVNEFIPTVIHEVMEVFYQPQYGLILESVHPDGSFSNSFEGRLINPGHTIEAMWFIMDLGRRMKDKTLIQKACDIMLHTLEYGWDKEFGGIYYFKDVLGNPPQQLEWDQKLWWVHVEALVALAKGFELTGDERCLKWFKKVHQYTWQHFRDEQYGEWFGYLNRRGEVLLDLKGGKWKGCFHIPRSLYQVWKTWEAVEANADADKLPG; from the coding sequence ATGGCGTCGGATGTTAGAAATGAAAGCCTGACAGAAGAGTTACCTGCTGAGAATGGGCTGCTTTATAGTTCCTATGCAGCCCTGTATCGCGATGAATTGGTAGATAATGTGTTGCCTTTCTGGCTAAAACACAGCAGAGATGAGAAAAATGGCGGTTTTTTTACCTGTTTACGGCGGGATGGCAGCGTGTATGATACCGATAAGTTCATGTGGCTGCAAGGCAGGCAGGTGTGGTGCTTTAGCTATATGTATAATAATGTAGCCCAAAAGCAGGAATGGCTCGATATGGCCCTGCACGGCGCCGCTTTCATGGAAAAGTATGGGCGTGATGCTACGGCCGGCAACTGGTATTTCTCCCTCAATGCAGAAGGAAAGCCACTCACACAACCTTATAATATTTTCAGCGACTGCTTTGCCGCCATGGGATTCGCTTCCCTCGACAAAGCCAGTCCCAATGACCGCTATAAACAAATAGCCGTTGATACTTTTGAGAACATCCTCCGCAGGAAAGACAACTGGAAAGGAATCTATAATAAAGCGTATCCGGGCACAAGGCTGCTGAAAGGCTTTAGCCTGCCCATGATCCTCTGCAACCTATCCCTTGAACTGGAACACTTGTTGGGAGCAGGCCGGGTAAATGAATTCATACCTACCGTCATTCATGAAGTGATGGAAGTGTTTTACCAGCCTCAGTATGGATTGATCCTGGAAAGTGTTCACCCCGATGGTTCATTCTCCAACAGCTTTGAAGGCAGGTTAATAAATCCTGGACATACCATAGAAGCCATGTGGTTCATCATGGACCTCGGCAGGCGCATGAAAGATAAAACCCTCATACAAAAAGCCTGCGATATCATGCTGCACACCCTGGAGTATGGATGGGATAAGGAATTTGGTGGTATTTATTATTTCAAAGATGTACTGGGCAATCCCCCGCAGCAATTGGAATGGGACCAGAAACTATGGTGGGTGCATGTAGAAGCCCTCGTAGCCCTGGCCAAAGGATTTGAATTAACAGGCGATGAACGCTGCCTGAAATGGTTTAAGAAAGTACATCAGTATACCTGGCAGCACTTCCGCGATGAGCAGTATGGCGAATGGTTTGGTTACCTCAACAGGAGAGGAGAAGTGTTGCTGGATCTGAAAGGTGGAAAATGGAAAGGATGTTTTCATATTCCCCGTTCCCTGTACCAGGTTTGGAAAACATGGGAAGCCGTAGAAGCAAATGCAGATGCAGATAAACTGCCAGGCTAA
- a CDS encoding ROK family transcriptional regulator — translation MKKLYPDQAMVIKQSIFEIFSEENTSGVAYKNKSFKRAIINHLDQTGNTTITDLAQELNISVPKITSLINELITDGLVQDDGKEDSKGGGRKANLYGLVADSAFFLGVDVKHYYINIGLLDFKKNLVKQEMHVPYLLVNTKEAFDQLVKIIQTFIANLPEEHRNILALCLNLSGRINSENGYSYSFFHFHEEPLSATIEKITGIRTFLENDSRAMAYGEFHNGLVREEKNVLFVNMDYGIGLGIMIDGQIYRGKSGFGGEFGHIPLFANEIICHCGKKGCLETEASGQALIRLFREKIEQGSSSALMQKNKLPEKLQLTDIIQAAKNEDVLCIELIAEIGEKIGRGISVLINIFNPELVILGGILAETGDYIRLPIRSALNKYSLSLVNNDTQLHMSKLQEKAGVIGGCLIARDKLLSVK, via the coding sequence ATGAAAAAACTTTATCCCGATCAGGCTATGGTAATCAAACAAAGCATATTTGAAATATTCTCTGAGGAAAACACCTCAGGCGTGGCTTATAAGAACAAGTCGTTTAAGAGAGCTATTATTAACCACCTGGATCAAACGGGTAATACAACTATTACCGACCTGGCGCAGGAGCTAAACATCAGTGTACCTAAGATCACCAGTCTGATCAATGAGCTGATCACCGATGGACTGGTGCAGGATGATGGCAAGGAAGATTCGAAAGGGGGTGGCCGCAAGGCCAACCTGTATGGGCTGGTAGCCGATTCAGCCTTCTTTCTGGGGGTAGATGTAAAACACTACTATATTAATATTGGCCTGCTGGATTTCAAGAAGAACCTGGTAAAGCAGGAAATGCATGTGCCTTATTTATTGGTCAATACCAAGGAGGCATTTGATCAGCTGGTGAAGATCATCCAAACCTTTATTGCCAATCTGCCGGAAGAGCACCGCAATATCCTGGCGCTTTGCCTGAACCTGTCGGGCCGTATCAACAGTGAGAATGGCTATAGCTACAGCTTCTTCCATTTTCACGAAGAACCACTCAGCGCTACGATTGAGAAGATCACGGGCATCCGTACTTTCCTGGAAAACGATTCGAGGGCGATGGCCTATGGAGAGTTTCACAATGGGCTGGTGCGGGAGGAGAAGAATGTATTGTTTGTCAATATGGACTACGGCATTGGCTTGGGTATTATGATCGACGGGCAGATCTACCGGGGCAAATCGGGCTTTGGCGGAGAGTTTGGTCATATCCCTTTATTTGCCAATGAGATCATTTGTCATTGTGGGAAGAAAGGATGTCTGGAGACGGAAGCTTCCGGACAGGCACTGATCCGCCTGTTCAGGGAAAAGATAGAACAGGGCTCTTCTTCGGCATTAATGCAGAAAAACAAATTGCCGGAAAAACTGCAGCTGACAGACATTATACAGGCTGCTAAAAATGAAGATGTGCTGTGTATTGAACTGATCGCTGAGATCGGCGAAAAGATCGGGCGGGGTATATCGGTGCTCATCAATATCTTTAATCCCGAGCTGGTGATACTGGGCGGCATACTGGCCGAAACCGGTGATTATATACGGCTACCCATCCGCAGCGCCCTCAATAAATACTCCCTGAGCCTGGTTAATAATGACACGCAACTGCATATGTCTAAGTTGCAGGAAAAGGCCGGCGTTATTGGCGGATGCCTTATTGCGAGGGACAAGCTGCTGTCGGTGAAATAG
- a CDS encoding copper amine oxidase, whose product MIKNVLKHAGCLPLLLIGSLATTLPAQAQEISPDLSKRILATAQGNIVELPGLLTEKFQQIGYRKIVLPGPQYLISDDPEYIRVPEAIALREAVEPGTVRLYVYNVNGVKEPAKIETRIAAVIKNTGKGDMRLKMLKYSSQKPTTNYFQAGKQGLADFFAATPQTTVRIIKPGKSIAIDPAQEKYVAKYDELVHGFYEFLIDQPGEISVLQTDTKTPVTVAVDRIKTILPFKGNNAGRGTFGVSNYSVLTQETLDTKNGIRQIIMADGNIDPWVMGKEYTSGQVAGLAGNYGVMYQVEMKWKSTDGRGLALVTWNSRADNGQWCGGMANTMVVSKGKFKEGIIQLPADRLITKKNPEAILVQVFPPAANGEEQTIRFTYSPPGASCLPTPLVFIPVDMK is encoded by the coding sequence ATGATTAAAAACGTATTAAAGCATGCAGGTTGCCTGCCCCTCCTGCTTATTGGCAGCCTGGCTACAACCCTCCCCGCTCAAGCCCAGGAAATCAGCCCCGACCTCAGCAAACGCATTCTGGCTACTGCACAAGGCAATATTGTAGAATTGCCCGGACTCCTGACGGAAAAATTTCAGCAAATAGGCTACCGGAAGATCGTACTTCCGGGACCGCAGTATCTTATATCAGATGATCCTGAATATATCCGTGTGCCAGAGGCGATCGCTTTGCGTGAAGCGGTAGAGCCAGGTACGGTAAGGTTGTATGTATACAATGTAAACGGCGTGAAAGAGCCGGCGAAAATAGAGACCAGGATCGCTGCTGTTATAAAAAATACAGGTAAGGGCGACATGCGTTTAAAGATGTTGAAATACTCCTCTCAAAAGCCTACTACCAATTATTTCCAGGCAGGTAAGCAGGGATTAGCGGATTTCTTTGCCGCTACTCCACAAACTACGGTGCGCATTATTAAACCGGGTAAGTCGATTGCCATTGATCCTGCCCAGGAGAAGTATGTAGCTAAATATGACGAACTGGTACATGGCTTCTATGAATTCCTGATCGATCAGCCTGGCGAAATAAGCGTACTGCAAACTGATACGAAAACACCGGTAACTGTAGCTGTAGACCGTATTAAAACGATACTGCCTTTTAAGGGCAACAATGCCGGACGTGGTACATTTGGCGTATCCAATTATAGTGTATTAACGCAGGAAACCCTTGATACTAAGAATGGCATCCGGCAGATCATTATGGCCGATGGCAATATAGACCCCTGGGTAATGGGTAAGGAATATACCAGCGGGCAGGTAGCTGGGCTGGCCGGTAACTATGGTGTCATGTACCAGGTAGAAATGAAATGGAAAAGTACCGATGGTCGTGGATTGGCATTGGTGACCTGGAACTCGCGCGCGGATAATGGCCAATGGTGTGGCGGCATGGCCAATACGATGGTGGTAAGCAAGGGTAAGTTTAAAGAAGGTATTATACAATTGCCTGCAGACCGGTTGATCACTAAAAAGAATCCGGAAGCGATCCTGGTGCAGGTATTTCCACCTGCAGCGAATGGAGAAGAACAAACGATCCGTTTTACTTATTCACCGCCCGGCGCTTCCTGTCTTCCTACCCCACTTGTGTTTATTCCCGTGGATATGAAGTAA
- a CDS encoding OmpA family protein: MKRLIILHLLLVSFLTQQAQTPVPKRVEQRAKDKANNRVDASIDKGLDSAFDKTGRAIGNIFKKKNKNTGNNPDVATTDTKGNSTGTGAAGNSNRGGGAPAVSGGSDFVPGESVIFEDHFTKDRMGDFPAQWNTNGSGKIVTIDGENGKWLDVVHNCVIVPVIKKQLPEDCTIEFDLFLRSEGGRTTPFIQFGLSQVKDILKEDMFYKDRFFINLHRYTEADGKTLEYGLGNDIIGNKSNFPLTSFVNKVLHVAIAVNKSRIRLYLNDSKVIDLPKALTDGMRNTFFLNNNAIIPASETGMFVGNIRIASADTDERSLLVDQLMEVGRAVTNDILFDVNSDRIKKESFSIINQLGDAMQKNPALKIRIIGHTDSDGDGAANLTLSQRRALAVKTYITENYAVAGLRIQTDGKGESQPVASNNNAEGKGKNRRVEFVKL; this comes from the coding sequence ATGAAACGCCTCATCATCCTGCACTTATTATTGGTCAGTTTTTTGACGCAACAGGCGCAGACACCTGTTCCCAAACGCGTAGAGCAAAGAGCAAAAGATAAAGCCAATAACCGGGTGGATGCTTCAATAGATAAAGGACTTGACTCAGCTTTTGATAAAACCGGCAGGGCAATAGGCAATATCTTCAAAAAGAAGAACAAAAACACTGGTAATAACCCTGATGTTGCCACAACTGACACAAAAGGCAATAGCACTGGTACCGGGGCTGCAGGTAACAGCAACCGTGGCGGCGGAGCCCCTGCTGTAAGCGGCGGCAGTGATTTTGTGCCCGGGGAAAGCGTAATATTCGAAGATCACTTTACAAAAGACAGGATGGGCGATTTTCCCGCCCAATGGAATACCAATGGCAGCGGAAAGATTGTCACCATTGATGGGGAGAACGGAAAGTGGCTCGATGTGGTGCATAATTGTGTGATCGTGCCAGTAATTAAAAAACAGCTTCCCGAAGACTGCACCATCGAATTTGATCTTTTCCTTCGGTCTGAAGGTGGCCGGACTACCCCCTTCATCCAGTTTGGCCTCAGCCAGGTGAAAGATATTTTAAAGGAAGATATGTTCTATAAAGACCGCTTCTTTATCAACCTGCACAGATATACAGAAGCAGATGGTAAAACGCTGGAGTATGGGCTGGGAAATGATATTATCGGCAACAAGAGCAACTTCCCCCTTACGTCATTTGTCAATAAAGTACTGCATGTGGCCATCGCAGTCAATAAATCACGTATACGACTGTACCTCAATGACAGCAAAGTGATCGACCTGCCAAAAGCACTGACCGATGGTATGCGCAACACCTTTTTCCTGAATAACAATGCGATCATACCTGCTTCTGAAACCGGCATGTTCGTTGGTAATATCAGGATCGCATCTGCAGATACAGATGAACGTAGTCTGCTGGTCGACCAGTTGATGGAAGTGGGCAGGGCCGTCACCAATGATATATTATTTGATGTGAATAGCGACCGGATCAAAAAGGAATCTTTTTCCATCATTAACCAATTGGGTGATGCCATGCAAAAGAACCCTGCTTTGAAGATCAGGATTATCGGACATACAGACAGTGACGGTGATGGTGCAGCCAATCTCACGCTTTCACAACGCCGGGCGCTCGCTGTGAAAACCTATATCACCGAAAATTATGCCGTTGCCGGTCTCAGGATACAAACCGACGGCAAGGGAGAATCACAACCAGTAGCGAGTAATAACAATGCAGAAGGAAAAGGAAAGAACCGCCGGGTGGAATTTGTAAAACTATAA